Proteins from a single region of Amycolatopsis sp. CA-230715:
- a CDS encoding ImmA/IrrE family metallo-endopeptidase — MTAAEGVADRLNWLFEVVAAPVETGDAATDREAEEVDGPQWRPYTNAEVGDALAAALGRDHPAAGRAAVERLRAGGAATDEQLAAVAEFFGIEPEFFGDDQSRVDAVRDQVLELAFRDSGVSGYLICRGRRPSAAHRRIQLWKALHTVRPTALPSVNVSPSHSRRSPADRRDDRPLPDGASQDSGSSMTAPMSEAQLRTLCRDLVHDLGLGTPFDAHELCRRLADRRGRPIKVRAIDLGATTGVGHLVPKRRADHILVEHTAPASQQALVIYHEVIHLVRDHLEVGDTLTCGLAVDPDDEQGAYTDWREREAEIGARTLSAMSRERPRPNRLPVAAGPADQSIAAAFGFVGRPRPT; from the coding sequence GTGACCGCCGCCGAGGGGGTGGCGGATCGACTGAACTGGCTGTTCGAGGTAGTCGCGGCGCCCGTGGAAACCGGGGACGCCGCAACCGATCGCGAAGCGGAAGAGGTCGACGGGCCGCAGTGGCGCCCGTACACGAACGCCGAGGTGGGCGACGCGCTCGCCGCCGCGCTGGGCCGGGACCACCCGGCCGCCGGCCGCGCGGCCGTCGAGCGGCTCCGCGCCGGGGGCGCCGCGACCGACGAGCAGCTCGCGGCCGTCGCGGAGTTCTTCGGGATCGAGCCCGAGTTCTTCGGCGACGACCAGTCCAGAGTGGACGCCGTCCGCGACCAGGTTCTCGAGCTCGCCTTCCGGGATTCCGGGGTGTCAGGGTACCTGATCTGCCGAGGCAGGAGGCCGTCGGCGGCGCATCGCCGGATTCAATTGTGGAAGGCACTACACACCGTCCGCCCCACGGCGCTACCCTCTGTCAATGTCTCGCCAAGCCATTCCAGGCGGTCTCCAGCGGACCGGCGCGACGACCGGCCACTCCCCGACGGCGCGAGCCAGGACAGCGGATCATCGATGACGGCACCGATGAGCGAAGCGCAGCTCCGCACGCTGTGCCGCGACCTGGTGCACGACCTCGGTCTCGGCACCCCGTTCGACGCGCACGAGCTGTGCCGCCGCCTCGCCGACCGCCGCGGCCGCCCGATCAAGGTCCGCGCGATCGACCTCGGCGCCACGACCGGGGTCGGGCACCTCGTGCCCAAGCGCAGGGCCGATCACATCCTGGTCGAGCACACCGCACCGGCGTCGCAGCAGGCGCTGGTGATCTACCACGAGGTGATCCACCTCGTGCGCGATCACCTCGAGGTCGGTGACACGTTGACCTGCGGGCTCGCTGTTGACCCCGATGATGAGCAGGGCGCCTACACCGACTGGCGGGAACGCGAGGCCGAGATCGGCGCGCGGACGCTCTCGGCGATGTCGCGTGAACGCCCGCGGCCGAACCGGTTGCCGGTGGCCGCGGGGCCCGCCGATCAGAGCATCGCGGCGGCGTTCGGCTTCGTCGGGCGGCCAAGGCCGACATGA
- a CDS encoding MAB_1171c family putative transporter produces the protein MSFDLAVRWFKGIALVAIAIWELVQLARRRDDLPLRVLAPGLVLLAFAATVGIKTPALAAIKAFFGDAWPHVINGCWMAMAYCFAAYFLLADTKRPLASRKRKALIELGVLVAAIAVMVVVHDTAPPETWKSPVPAWAYHSWERIVYYLSLDGYALVIWFVGIRRAGALRRHLRNPWARAAFWLVIVGSAGMALGVNAISLIQQAIRAFKPRADLELFHTLYSTGQLGGQILLTLGLALVPLATGIVAIRTRHDRALRARYSRRMTPLWTELTAQFPYIALKHQNEDDRRGDHEFERITVEITDGLAELARDCPEPDGDTSDPAVAAGVVATALERREEARRREAAGEDVDFAEPPYPRIEPDFPDWQARARWMAELSEELTNRGVIRKDDDHGRVPTR, from the coding sequence ATGAGCTTCGACCTGGCGGTGCGGTGGTTCAAGGGCATCGCGCTGGTGGCGATCGCGATCTGGGAACTCGTCCAGCTCGCCCGCCGCCGCGACGATCTCCCGCTGCGGGTGCTCGCGCCAGGTCTCGTCCTGCTCGCCTTCGCGGCGACCGTCGGCATCAAGACCCCGGCGCTCGCCGCGATCAAGGCGTTCTTCGGCGACGCGTGGCCGCACGTCATCAACGGCTGCTGGATGGCGATGGCGTACTGCTTCGCCGCCTACTTCCTGCTGGCCGACACCAAGCGCCCGCTCGCCTCGCGCAAGCGGAAGGCGCTGATCGAACTCGGCGTGCTGGTCGCGGCCATCGCCGTGATGGTGGTCGTGCACGACACCGCGCCGCCGGAGACCTGGAAATCGCCCGTACCCGCGTGGGCGTACCACAGCTGGGAACGCATCGTCTACTACCTCAGCCTCGACGGGTACGCCCTGGTGATCTGGTTCGTCGGCATCCGCCGTGCCGGGGCGCTGCGCAGGCACCTGCGCAACCCGTGGGCGCGCGCCGCGTTCTGGCTGGTGATCGTGGGGAGCGCGGGGATGGCGCTCGGCGTCAACGCGATTTCCCTGATCCAGCAAGCGATCCGCGCGTTCAAGCCGCGTGCCGATCTCGAACTCTTCCACACGCTGTACTCGACGGGGCAGCTCGGCGGCCAGATCCTGCTGACGCTCGGCCTCGCCCTCGTCCCGCTGGCGACCGGGATCGTGGCGATCCGGACCCGCCACGACCGCGCGCTGCGGGCGCGCTACAGCCGCCGGATGACTCCACTGTGGACGGAGTTGACCGCACAGTTCCCCTATATCGCGCTCAAGCACCAGAACGAGGACGACCGGCGCGGTGACCACGAGTTCGAGCGGATCACGGTGGAGATCACCGATGGTCTCGCCGAGCTCGCGCGGGACTGCCCCGAGCCGGATGGCGACACGTCCGATCCCGCCGTCGCGGCCGGGGTCGTCGCGACGGCGCTCGAAAGGCGCGAGGAAGCCCGGCGGCGCGAGGCCGCGGGCGAGGACGTCGACTTCGCCGAACCACCTTACCCCCGGATCGAGCCCGATTTCCCGGATTGGCAGGCGAGAGCCCGCTGGATGGCGGAGCTGAGCGAAGAGCTCACGAACCGTGGTGTGATCAGGAAGGACGACGACCATGGCCGGGTGCCGACACGCTGA
- a CDS encoding LLM class flavin-dependent oxidoreductase — protein MAGCRHAEVRVSVLDTSPIVQGSTARRALENTVDLAVLADGLGYHRYWVPEHHSMRGVASSAPAVVVGRLADATRSIRVGAGGVLLPNHAPIVVAEQFGTLSAFHPGRIDLGLGRALGGSRQTAEFVRGAAERAAKDFSGQLDELLGYFAPDEDQVVKAIPAIGNVPPIWLLGSSTASARLAGSRGLAYAFAHHLKPADAAEATRLYRDSFEPSRMLGSPSTLVSVSVIAADTDDRAEWLAGSTRLKVLSRVRGNRIRLPSPEDAAAYPYTESDREEIAARSGSVLVGSPDTVRKLLQSVLDDTGADELMVTTPVYDHRDRRHSYELVSEIANLLRH, from the coding sequence ATGGCCGGGTGCCGACACGCTGAGGTGCGTGTTTCCGTGCTGGACACCTCGCCGATCGTGCAGGGTTCCACGGCCCGCCGCGCACTGGAGAACACCGTCGACCTCGCCGTGCTCGCCGACGGCCTCGGCTACCACCGGTACTGGGTGCCCGAGCACCACAGCATGCGCGGGGTAGCCAGTTCCGCGCCCGCCGTCGTCGTCGGCCGCCTCGCCGACGCGACGCGGTCGATCCGGGTCGGCGCCGGCGGGGTGCTGCTGCCCAACCACGCGCCGATCGTGGTCGCCGAGCAGTTCGGCACCCTCTCCGCGTTCCACCCCGGCCGGATCGATCTCGGCCTCGGCAGGGCGCTCGGCGGTTCCCGGCAGACCGCGGAGTTCGTCCGCGGTGCGGCCGAACGCGCCGCCAAGGACTTCTCCGGACAGCTCGACGAACTGCTCGGCTACTTCGCCCCGGACGAGGACCAGGTGGTCAAGGCGATTCCCGCGATCGGGAACGTGCCGCCGATCTGGCTGCTCGGGTCGAGCACCGCCAGCGCACGGCTCGCCGGATCCCGCGGGCTCGCCTACGCCTTCGCGCACCACCTCAAACCGGCGGACGCCGCGGAAGCGACCCGGCTCTACCGCGATTCCTTCGAACCCTCCCGCATGCTGGGCTCACCGTCCACTTTGGTCAGTGTGTCGGTGATCGCGGCCGACACGGACGACCGCGCCGAATGGCTCGCGGGGTCGACCCGGTTGAAGGTGCTCAGCAGGGTGCGCGGGAACCGGATCCGGTTGCCCAGCCCCGAGGACGCCGCGGCGTACCCGTACACCGAGTCCGACCGCGAGGAGATCGCGGCGCGGTCCGGCAGCGTGCTGGTCGGTTCGCCGGACACCGTCCGGAAGCTGCTGCAGTCCGTGCTCGACGACACCGGCGCCGACGAGCTGATGGTGACCACCCCGGTCTACGATCACCGCGACCGGCGCCACTCGTACGAACTGGTCAGCGAGATCGCGAACCTGCTCCGGCACTGA
- a CDS encoding TetR/AcrR family transcriptional regulator, with the protein MNDHPMVSGVEAFASIGHGLPSRHRLTREEVEESQRNRIVVAFLQVTAEKGYAAVTIGDIVERAGVSKQAFYHQFATKQDCFVDAFGTAAKVALGSITRPLSELPYTDWRTGVAATMDEYLGAMASAPKVTWTMQIECLAAGPEVAALYHRAIGRIAELYRATYNYVVRREDPSRPALPDESFDILVGGISDRIRYCLYTKGAEAIPALAPDFVATIMAFFGEKPDPAAEG; encoded by the coding sequence GTGAACGACCATCCGATGGTGTCCGGGGTGGAGGCCTTCGCGTCCATCGGGCACGGCCTGCCCAGTCGCCACCGGCTCACGCGCGAAGAGGTCGAGGAATCCCAGCGCAACCGCATCGTGGTCGCGTTCCTGCAGGTCACCGCGGAAAAGGGATACGCGGCGGTGACCATCGGCGATATCGTCGAACGCGCTGGCGTGTCCAAACAGGCGTTCTACCACCAGTTCGCCACCAAGCAGGACTGCTTCGTCGACGCCTTCGGCACGGCGGCCAAAGTCGCACTCGGTTCGATCACCCGCCCGCTGAGCGAACTCCCTTACACGGACTGGCGAACCGGTGTCGCGGCCACAATGGACGAATACCTCGGCGCGATGGCCTCGGCGCCGAAGGTGACCTGGACGATGCAGATCGAGTGCCTGGCGGCGGGTCCGGAGGTGGCCGCGCTGTACCACCGGGCGATCGGCCGGATCGCCGAGCTGTACCGCGCCACCTACAACTACGTGGTGCGCCGGGAGGACCCGAGCAGGCCCGCGCTGCCGGACGAGAGCTTCGACATTCTGGTCGGCGGCATCTCGGACCGGATCCGCTACTGCCTCTACACCAAGGGCGCCGAAGCCATTCCCGCACTCGCCCCCGACTTCGTCGCGACCATCATGGCGTTCTTCGGCGAGAAGCCGGACCCCGCGGCGGAAGGCTGA
- a CDS encoding serine hydrolase domain-containing protein → MPSSARHRIFFAFLAAMMTASAAVGSSGSALATPAADDPYPGAEWERGDAVAAGFDPAKLAKIADELKAGKSNCLAVVRHGKLVGDWYWNGTGPESAQEVWSATKSVSSTLVGIAQDEQKLSVEDKASKYIPSWGDTPSAEVTVKDLLSNDSGRHWTSAFDDAVKVFAAQDRTGFAVSQSQDVAPGQFWAYNNTAIQTLDAVLRKATGDGPSDYAQKKLLEPLGMKHSKMTLDQKGNTNTFMGLQSTCQDLARFGYLFLRKGHWNGTQPVSEHWVGDATGKPSQDISSAYGYLWWLNRLGPVATVQNPMTREESAKAPHTQLVPSAPQDMYWALGLGGQIVQVDPGSDTVVVRLGPGTLTDPAPAPTKTAEIVTEALVRP, encoded by the coding sequence ATGCCTTCTTCCGCTCGCCACAGGATCTTTTTCGCCTTTCTCGCCGCGATGATGACGGCGAGCGCGGCCGTCGGGTCGAGTGGTTCCGCACTCGCGACGCCGGCCGCGGACGATCCGTACCCCGGCGCGGAATGGGAACGCGGCGATGCCGTGGCCGCCGGGTTCGACCCGGCCAAGCTGGCGAAGATCGCCGACGAGCTGAAGGCGGGCAAGTCGAACTGCCTCGCGGTCGTCCGGCACGGGAAGCTGGTCGGCGACTGGTACTGGAACGGCACGGGGCCCGAGTCGGCCCAGGAAGTGTGGTCGGCGACCAAGTCGGTGTCGAGCACACTGGTCGGCATCGCGCAGGACGAGCAGAAGCTGAGCGTCGAGGACAAGGCGTCGAAGTACATCCCGTCGTGGGGTGACACGCCGTCGGCCGAGGTCACGGTGAAGGACTTGCTCAGCAACGATTCCGGCAGGCACTGGACGAGTGCCTTCGACGACGCGGTGAAGGTCTTCGCCGCGCAGGACCGCACCGGGTTCGCCGTCTCCCAGTCCCAGGACGTTGCGCCCGGCCAGTTCTGGGCCTACAACAACACCGCCATCCAGACGCTCGACGCCGTGCTGCGGAAGGCCACCGGCGACGGACCGAGCGACTACGCGCAGAAGAAGCTCCTCGAACCGCTGGGCATGAAGCACTCGAAGATGACGCTGGACCAGAAGGGCAACACCAACACGTTCATGGGCCTGCAGTCGACCTGCCAGGACCTGGCCCGGTTCGGTTACCTCTTCCTGCGCAAGGGGCACTGGAACGGCACCCAGCCGGTGTCCGAGCACTGGGTCGGCGACGCCACCGGGAAACCGTCGCAGGACATCTCCAGCGCGTACGGGTACCTGTGGTGGCTCAACCGGCTCGGCCCGGTCGCCACGGTGCAGAACCCGATGACCCGCGAGGAAAGCGCGAAGGCCCCGCACACTCAGCTCGTGCCGTCGGCCCCGCAGGACATGTACTGGGCGCTCGGCCTCGGCGGGCAGATCGTCCAGGTCGACCCCGGCTCGGACACCGTCGTCGTGCGGCTCGGTCCCGGCACGCTGACCGACCCGGCGCCCGCGCCCACGAAAACCGCCGAGATCGTCACCGAAGCACTGGTCCGCCCCTGA
- a CDS encoding DUF6801 domain-containing protein — translation MTAAILKAAKRPMARTGLVGAVAAITVGVFGAGMAGAADKALTYRGEFPIIGAQQVKAVVHVDIPKSVKPGDTVDVPFSVDVDAGAAAGDGLRLVGTKVLSGDIKTAVKLTVSSGQSVPLSIALPIPETQVPPQGPLTFTAKGGVKFTIPGGVPTGEAKINVEPTVSSHIKTDSGLGEFDVPLKLDPPTQDTLLGTTQVG, via the coding sequence ATGACAGCTGCAATCCTGAAGGCCGCCAAACGGCCGATGGCGAGGACAGGTCTCGTCGGTGCGGTCGCCGCGATCACGGTCGGCGTTTTCGGCGCCGGGATGGCGGGCGCCGCGGACAAGGCGCTGACCTACCGGGGCGAGTTCCCGATCATCGGCGCGCAGCAGGTGAAGGCCGTCGTGCACGTCGACATCCCGAAGAGCGTCAAGCCCGGCGACACCGTCGACGTGCCGTTCTCCGTGGACGTGGACGCCGGCGCGGCCGCCGGTGACGGCCTGCGGCTCGTTGGCACCAAGGTGCTCTCCGGCGACATCAAGACCGCGGTCAAGCTCACCGTGAGCAGCGGTCAGTCCGTTCCGCTCTCCATCGCGCTGCCGATCCCGGAGACCCAGGTGCCGCCCCAGGGGCCGCTGACCTTCACCGCGAAGGGTGGCGTGAAGTTCACCATCCCCGGTGGCGTCCCCACCGGGGAGGCGAAGATCAACGTCGAGCCGACGGTGTCCTCGCACATCAAGACCGACAGCGGGCTCGGCGAGTTCGACGTTCCCCTCAAGCTCGACCCGCCGACGCAGGACACCCTGCTCGGCACCACGCAGGTCGGCTGA
- a CDS encoding class-II fumarase/aspartase family protein: MTDSGLLGPVWAGTPIEPVVGDEAWLRAMIDAEAALARAQARLGLIPGTAAESITSAASTARLDLRELALRARSAANPVVALVPAFTDAVREIDPDAAEYVHRGSTSQDILDTACMLVAQRALALIETDLTAVANSLAGLAEAHRETVLAGRTLTQHAVPITFALKAATWLQGVLDALARVREVVLPAELGGAAGTLSAYGAYAELDGGSPLPLGGAELIAPFAEETGLAEPVTCWHTARAPIADLGAVAQFVTGALGKLALDVQISCRTEIAELAEPFAAGRGASSAMPQKRNPVLATLILSAARQVPSHALVLSQSMLADDERPGGAWHAEWQSLREALRLTGGATHTAAELCAGLVVYPERMAENLARTGGAIVAERLTVALAPVLGKARAKKLLTDAAIEADSTGKPFASVVAALPELTDLLADGKLLDPREYVGASDALVDRVLARHRAL, from the coding sequence ATGACGGACAGCGGTCTCCTCGGCCCGGTGTGGGCGGGGACCCCGATCGAACCGGTGGTCGGCGATGAGGCGTGGCTGCGCGCCATGATCGACGCCGAAGCCGCACTGGCGAGGGCACAGGCGAGGCTGGGCCTGATCCCGGGGACGGCGGCGGAGTCGATCACCAGCGCCGCCTCGACCGCACGGCTCGACCTGCGGGAACTGGCCCTGCGAGCGAGGTCCGCGGCGAACCCGGTCGTGGCGCTCGTACCCGCGTTTACCGACGCCGTCCGCGAGATCGACCCCGACGCGGCCGAATACGTCCACCGCGGCTCGACGAGTCAGGACATTTTGGACACCGCGTGCATGCTGGTGGCCCAGCGCGCACTCGCCCTGATCGAGACCGACCTGACCGCCGTCGCGAACTCGCTCGCCGGACTCGCCGAAGCCCACCGCGAAACCGTGCTGGCCGGGCGCACGCTCACCCAACACGCCGTGCCGATCACCTTCGCGCTCAAAGCCGCGACCTGGCTGCAGGGCGTGCTCGACGCGCTCGCCAGGGTGCGGGAAGTCGTGCTGCCCGCCGAACTCGGCGGCGCCGCGGGCACGTTGTCGGCGTACGGGGCGTACGCCGAACTCGACGGTGGATCGCCGCTGCCGCTCGGCGGAGCCGAACTGATCGCGCCCTTCGCCGAGGAGACCGGGCTCGCCGAACCGGTCACCTGCTGGCACACCGCGCGGGCGCCGATCGCCGATCTCGGTGCCGTCGCGCAGTTCGTGACCGGGGCGCTCGGAAAGCTCGCGCTCGACGTCCAGATCTCGTGCCGCACCGAGATCGCCGAGCTGGCCGAGCCGTTCGCCGCCGGGCGTGGTGCGTCGTCGGCGATGCCGCAGAAGCGGAACCCGGTGCTGGCGACGCTGATCCTGTCCGCCGCGCGCCAGGTCCCGTCGCACGCGCTCGTGCTGTCGCAGAGCATGCTCGCCGACGACGAACGTCCTGGCGGCGCCTGGCACGCCGAATGGCAATCGCTGCGGGAAGCGCTCCGGCTCACCGGCGGCGCCACGCACACCGCCGCCGAACTGTGCGCGGGACTCGTCGTGTACCCGGAGCGGATGGCGGAAAACCTCGCGCGCACCGGCGGCGCGATCGTCGCCGAACGGCTCACCGTCGCACTCGCCCCGGTACTGGGCAAGGCGCGCGCCAAAAAACTGCTCACCGACGCCGCGATCGAAGCCGACTCCACGGGAAAGCCGTTCGCCTCGGTCGTCGCGGCCCTGCCGGAGCTGACCGACCTGCTCGCCGACGGCAAGCTCCTCGACCCGCGCGAGTACGTCGGCGCCTCGGACGCGCTCGTCGACCGCGTGCTCGCGCGCCACCGCGCACTCTGA
- a CDS encoding FAD/NAD(P)-binding protein: MTGELRIGLIGAGPRGTSVLERLLANVDGQPLSVHVVDEYPPGPGRVWRTGQHGGLLMNTVASQVSMFTDESVPCAGPIVRGPSLHEWATRVAAVPGAYPDGVRAEARGLGPDDYPTRAFYGHYLRWVFDRLRRGAPPNVRISVHATSAVALDDTLDGRQVIVLRDGSTLAGLDAVVLAVGHGPLAGGGERERLARFARAHGLTYVAQANPADVDLTGLEPGERVALRGLGLTFFDYLHLLTEGRGGIFERTGGGLRYLPSGREPRLLAGSRRGLPYHARGENQKGPFGRHIPLFLTPAVIDDLRRRAKAGHPVDFRETVWPLVDLEVKAVYYRTLVASEVSDAAAQTFLDEFVRTRDEEPGLRRHGIGERWDWARIESPYGTRIFTDSAEFTAWLLDHLREDAREARLGNVASPLKAALDVLRDLRNEVRLVVDHGGIDGGSYRDELERWYNPLNAYTSIGPPVRRIEEMIALVEAGVLRLTGPGMTVAPSAWDGCFLVGSGTAAQETEPVTGLIEARLPEVDLRRSDNPLLRYLLATGLCQPYRMRDGDAGCYESGGLAVTGRPYRVVDRRGRPHPARFAFGIPTEGVHWVTAAGIRPGVGSVTLEDADAIARAALECCLPRENRRGTDDGQRSPRPGVGGDPDRTGGRR, from the coding sequence ATGACCGGTGAGCTGCGGATCGGCCTGATCGGCGCCGGTCCGAGGGGCACCTCGGTGCTCGAACGCCTACTGGCCAATGTGGACGGTCAGCCGCTGTCGGTGCACGTCGTCGACGAGTACCCGCCAGGACCGGGCCGGGTGTGGCGGACCGGGCAGCACGGCGGCCTGCTGATGAACACCGTCGCCTCGCAGGTCAGCATGTTCACCGACGAAAGCGTCCCGTGCGCGGGCCCGATCGTGCGCGGGCCGAGCCTGCACGAATGGGCCACGCGGGTGGCCGCGGTCCCTGGCGCTTACCCGGACGGCGTGCGCGCGGAGGCACGCGGACTCGGCCCCGACGACTACCCGACGCGGGCGTTCTACGGGCACTACCTGCGCTGGGTTTTCGACCGGCTGCGCCGCGGCGCGCCGCCCAACGTCCGGATCTCCGTGCACGCCACCTCCGCCGTCGCGCTCGACGACACCCTCGACGGACGACAGGTGATCGTGCTGCGGGACGGCTCGACGCTCGCCGGTCTCGACGCGGTGGTGCTCGCGGTCGGGCACGGGCCGCTGGCCGGCGGCGGCGAACGGGAACGCCTGGCGAGGTTCGCCCGCGCGCACGGTCTCACCTACGTCGCGCAGGCGAACCCGGCCGACGTCGACCTCACCGGGCTCGAACCGGGGGAGCGGGTCGCGTTGCGAGGGCTGGGGCTCACCTTCTTCGACTACCTCCACCTGCTGACCGAAGGACGCGGCGGCATCTTCGAGCGCACCGGCGGCGGACTGCGGTACCTGCCGTCCGGCCGCGAACCGCGGCTGCTCGCGGGATCGCGGCGCGGCCTGCCGTACCACGCCCGAGGCGAAAACCAGAAAGGCCCGTTCGGCAGGCACATTCCGTTGTTCCTGACCCCCGCCGTGATCGACGACCTCCGTCGACGCGCGAAAGCGGGCCACCCGGTCGACTTCCGCGAAACCGTGTGGCCGCTGGTGGATCTCGAAGTCAAGGCCGTCTACTACCGCACACTGGTGGCATCGGAGGTCTCGGACGCCGCCGCCCAGACCTTCCTCGACGAATTCGTCCGCACCCGTGACGAGGAGCCTGGCCTGAGGCGGCACGGCATCGGCGAGCGCTGGGACTGGGCGCGCATCGAATCCCCGTACGGGACCAGGATCTTCACCGATTCCGCGGAATTCACCGCGTGGCTGCTCGACCACCTGCGGGAGGACGCGCGCGAAGCGCGGCTCGGCAACGTGGCGAGCCCGCTCAAAGCGGCACTCGACGTCCTGCGAGATCTGCGCAACGAGGTGCGGCTCGTAGTGGACCACGGCGGTATCGACGGCGGCTCCTACCGCGACGAGCTGGAACGCTGGTACAACCCGCTCAACGCGTACACCTCGATCGGCCCGCCGGTGCGGCGGATCGAGGAGATGATCGCGCTCGTCGAGGCGGGCGTGCTTCGGCTGACCGGGCCGGGGATGACCGTGGCACCCTCGGCGTGGGACGGCTGCTTCCTCGTCGGCTCGGGTACGGCCGCGCAGGAGACCGAGCCGGTGACCGGTCTCATCGAGGCGCGGCTGCCCGAGGTCGACCTGCGGCGCAGCGACAACCCGCTGCTGCGGTACCTGCTGGCGACCGGTCTGTGCCAGCCGTACCGTATGCGCGACGGCGATGCCGGGTGCTACGAAAGCGGTGGCCTCGCGGTCACGGGCAGGCCGTACCGGGTCGTCGACCGGCGCGGGCGGCCGCACCCGGCGCGGTTCGCGTTCGGGATCCCGACCGAGGGCGTGCACTGGGTGACCGCCGCCGGGATCCGCCCCGGCGTCGGATCGGTGACCCTGGAGGACGCCGACGCGATCGCGCGGGCCGCGCTGGAATGCTGCCTGCCGCGCGAGAACAGGAGAGGAACGGATGACGGACAGCGGTCTCCTCGGCCCGGTGTGGGCGGGGACCCCGATCGAACCGGTGGTCGGCGATGA
- a CDS encoding NAD-dependent epimerase/dehydratase family protein: protein MRVLVAGASGVLGRNLVPLLRAQGHHVTAMVRDPAAGVTGADDVVIADALDREAVHAAVLTAKPRAIVHQLSALRGNDLETTARLRTEGTANLLTAARESGADRFVAQSIAFATAPVGDRVGDEDAPLYLDAPDEGWARTVAAVAELERLVLHAKDVVGVVLRYGTLYGRGTWYDPGGKIGAALATGRFRLPEVARGITSFVHVDDAALAAVEAVGGDVRGTFNITDDEPAEAEVWAPELAKAFGGPEPRRVPAELAERLHGWLGAYQLTALRGAANDRARRALNWKPTRATWRNGITGDDR from the coding sequence GTGCGAGTGCTGGTCGCGGGCGCGAGCGGGGTGCTCGGCCGGAACCTCGTGCCGCTGCTGCGGGCCCAAGGGCACCACGTGACCGCGATGGTGCGGGACCCGGCCGCCGGCGTCACCGGCGCCGATGACGTCGTGATCGCCGACGCGCTCGACCGCGAAGCCGTGCACGCGGCCGTGCTCACCGCGAAACCGCGCGCGATCGTCCACCAGCTCTCGGCCCTGCGCGGCAACGATCTGGAAACCACGGCGCGGCTGCGCACCGAGGGGACCGCGAACCTGCTCACCGCGGCCCGCGAGTCGGGCGCGGACCGGTTCGTCGCCCAGAGCATCGCCTTCGCCACCGCGCCGGTGGGCGACCGCGTCGGCGACGAGGACGCACCGCTCTACCTCGACGCGCCCGACGAGGGCTGGGCGCGCACCGTCGCGGCGGTCGCGGAACTGGAAAGGCTTGTGCTGCACGCGAAGGACGTCGTGGGCGTGGTGCTGCGCTACGGCACGCTCTACGGCCGCGGCACCTGGTACGACCCCGGCGGGAAGATCGGGGCCGCACTCGCCACGGGACGCTTCCGGTTGCCCGAAGTCGCGCGCGGGATCACCTCGTTCGTGCACGTGGACGACGCGGCGCTGGCCGCGGTCGAAGCGGTCGGCGGCGACGTGCGCGGCACCTTCAACATCACCGACGACGAACCGGCGGAGGCCGAGGTGTGGGCACCGGAGCTGGCGAAGGCGTTCGGCGGCCCGGAACCCCGCCGCGTGCCGGCCGAACTGGCCGAACGCCTGCACGGCTGGCTCGGCGCCTACCAGCTCACCGCGTTGCGCGGCGCCGCCAACGACCGCGCCCGCCGCGCGCTGAACTGGAAGCCCACCAGAGCGACCTGGCGGAACGGGATCACCGGCGATGACCGGTGA